The Elaeis guineensis isolate ETL-2024a chromosome 14, EG11, whole genome shotgun sequence genome has a segment encoding these proteins:
- the LOC140853691 gene encoding uncharacterized protein isoform X2, which translates to MIDRALEINGKHSWEHMKMHQTHNIYIKNMEDALHHLELEEDCLHFNKPSTDVYMADPSFQRCKGRKHRNQGGNQQGKGKGAANKKPKNEKEKDPLKRKKKNIAKAKCFNCGNKGHFACDCTEPKKTLQFM; encoded by the exons CTGGGAACATATGAAAATGCACCAGACCCACAATATCTATATTAAGAATATGGAGGATGCTCTGCATCACCTTGAGCTGGAGGAGGATTGCCTCCACTTCAACAAGCCAAGTACAGATGTATACATGGCCGATcccagctttcagagatgtaagGGACGCAAGCACAGGAACCAAGGTGGGAACCAACAAGGAAAGGGTAAGGGTGCAGCCAACAAGAAGCCaaagaatgagaaagaaaaagatcctctcaaaaggaagaaaaagaacatTGCAAAGGCCAAATGTTTCAACTGTGGCAACAAGGGACATTTTGCTTGTGACTGTACTGAGCCCAAAAAG ACGCTACAGTTCATGTAG
- the LOC140853691 gene encoding uncharacterized protein isoform X3, whose translation MIDRALEINGKHSWEHMKMHQTHNIYIKNMEDALHHLELEEDCLHFNKPSTDVYMADPSFQRCKGRKHRNQGGNQQGKGKGAANKKPKNEKEKDPLKRKKKNIAKAKCFNCGNKGHFACDCTEPKKFM comes from the exons CTGGGAACATATGAAAATGCACCAGACCCACAATATCTATATTAAGAATATGGAGGATGCTCTGCATCACCTTGAGCTGGAGGAGGATTGCCTCCACTTCAACAAGCCAAGTACAGATGTATACATGGCCGATcccagctttcagagatgtaagGGACGCAAGCACAGGAACCAAGGTGGGAACCAACAAGGAAAGGGTAAGGGTGCAGCCAACAAGAAGCCaaagaatgagaaagaaaaagatcctctcaaaaggaagaaaaagaacatTGCAAAGGCCAAATGTTTCAACTGTGGCAACAAGGGACATTTTGCTTGTGACTGTACTGAGCCCAAAAAG TTCATGTAG
- the LOC140853691 gene encoding uncharacterized protein isoform X1, with protein sequence MIDRALEINGKHSWEHMKMHQTHNIYIKNMEDALHHLELEEDCLHFNKPSTDVYMADPSFQRCKGRKHRNQGGNQQGKGKGAANKKPKNEKEKDPLKRKKKNIAKAKCFNCGNKGHFACDCTEPKKRRIEMPS encoded by the exons CTGGGAACATATGAAAATGCACCAGACCCACAATATCTATATTAAGAATATGGAGGATGCTCTGCATCACCTTGAGCTGGAGGAGGATTGCCTCCACTTCAACAAGCCAAGTACAGATGTATACATGGCCGATcccagctttcagagatgtaagGGACGCAAGCACAGGAACCAAGGTGGGAACCAACAAGGAAAGGGTAAGGGTGCAGCCAACAAGAAGCCaaagaatgagaaagaaaaagatcctctcaaaaggaagaaaaagaacatTGCAAAGGCCAAATGTTTCAACTGTGGCAACAAGGGACATTTTGCTTGTGACTGTACTGAGCCCAAAAAG CGAAGGATCGAGATGCCCTCGTAG